GAAACGACTCTGTTCAAGTCAAGCGGTTTGTAAGTCACGCGTTCGCGCCGACTGAACAACAGCAATTGGCTGGTGAGCCCTACAGCCCGCGTGGAGGCTTCGCGGATATTTCTCAAATATGGATGGACAGCGTCGTCCTGTTGTGCCTTCATTAAGGCGAGATCTGCGTATCCCCGAATGGCAGTCAAGAGATTGCCGAAGTCGTGCGCCACCCCGCCTGCCAGTGTTCCCAACGCTTTCATCTTCTGCGACTGAAGAAGCTGAGATTCGATTCTCCGCTTCTCCTTCTCTGCTCGCTTCCGCTCTGTTATATCCTTTGTAACGGTGACAAAGCCTGAAGGATTCCCGAAACTGTCCATGAGTACAGCTGTGCACGTCTCGGCAGGAAATTCTTCGCCATCCTTCTTGACGCATGTATATTCAGCGCTTCTCGCATAACCCACCGTGAGTGTATCCTTCATTCCATCAACAGCTTCACCTTGCTGATCCTTCTCTATCAGTTCGATAGACCTTAACCCTCTCAGCTCAGCTTTGCTGCCGTAGCCAAACATACGAACTCCCGCTTCATTCATATCAACAATATTTCCTTCCAAATCTGTCACAGTAATCGTATCAGCGATAGAATCGAACATGGCCCGTAGCTTCTCCTCAGATTCTCGCAATGCCCCCTCAGCATCTGCTAACCTCTTCTCTTTCTCTAACTCCTGAGAGACCCTTTTCACCACGTGCCCCAGGGTGGCCATGAAATCTTCATCTTTCGCTATGCAGTCTCTGGCCCCCAGCTTCATCGTCTCGAGCGCCACTCGTTCGTCACCGTGCCCGGTCATGACGATAAACGGAACACTACACTCTTTGTCGACAAGGGTCTCAATGACTCTCTTTCCCGTCATGTCTGGCAGGACGTAGTCCAACAACAGCAAAGCATTCGGTCTTTCGATCAATCTGGTGATGGCATCGGATCCCGTAAAAGCGCCTTCGGTGTGAAATCCCTCTCGCTGCAGGCTTTCCTGTATTAAACGATTAAGCCCCTTGTCGTCTTCTGCTACTATGACGGTGGCGGGAACGCCCATGTTGTCTTCTTGGATCTCGAGGTTCTTTCTTTCTGCTTTCATCCCCCAGCTCGCAATCCGTTTATCGTGTCACAGCTTTTTGGGTGCAGCACGAGTTTTCAACCGACTGGATGGCCGATCCTCAGTCCGGCTCTGAGCACCTGCCTCGCGCTTGTTACATTGTACTTACGCATTTTCCTTCTCAGAGTATTCCTGCTTACGCCAAGGAACTTCGCTGCAGCCAGTTGGTTTCCTTCTGTTTGAAGAGCATACTCGACAAGACAGTGGTCGAGTGCGGTCATGAGTAACTGATAGACCTTTTCCTCTTCCGCTTCCCGAACCCTGATGACAACCGGGGTCAGGATCTCCTTCAAGACCTGAATAGGAATATCTCTCGTAAATAAGCAGCTATGTTTCATTGTGGCCATTGTTCAGCTCGGTCAATTCTGTAATCAGTGTAAGAAGAAGCATTTGCAGATTGACTCCTCCCACGCATTCTCTGAACGCCTTGAGTAGTTCTGGCAGGACATATGGCTTTTGCAGAAAACCATAGGTTCTCTCTTCAATAGTCCGTCGATCCTTTGTTTCCTCAGCCTGCTTAGCAAGAAGCCGATCCACGACCTTCGTACCATTCTCATGACGCAAAGCAACATCGGTAAGGAGGATACGAAAGTCGCCATTTCTTCTCTCAAAGACATCGAACGCTTCCTTTGCATTCCTCGCCGCAAATACGTGATATCCACTCTCACGAAGCATCCGCTCCGGAAGAACCCTCGCCTCTTCTTCATTCTCCACAAGCAAGACTCTCTCGTCCTTGGCGTGAGACACATCGACTGGAACGACCCTTTTTCTGTTCTTCTCCTGCGACCGCCGAAGCAGCCGGGAAGTAAATCCTGAAGACAGAACCCTGTTCAGGCTGGCTCTCAACGTCTATCCAGCCTCCATGCTTCTTGACGATCCCGTAAACCACAGAAAGGCCAAGACAAATGGCATCTGCAGGCCTCTCGGAGCCAAAGAAAGGTTCGAATACGTGGGACATGGTGGCGCTGTCCATCCCCACTCCGTTGTCCTTGATCGATAGGCAGACAAATCTCCCGGGACGCGCATGTTCGTGAGTGTTGCAGTACCTCCTGTCCACGTGCACATTCTCGGTCTTGACAGCGATTTGGCCACCCTCTGGCATTGCATCCTTGGCATTTACAAACATATTCATTATCACTTGCTCGATATAGCTGGTATCGGCATTAATGTGCCACAAATGCGCACCAGATTCTTTGATAATACCGTACTGTTCACCAATCAGCCGACTGAGGATACTGACTGAGTTTAGAATGACCTTGTTGAGATCGAGCTCCTCGAAAGTCAGAGGCTGGTACTGGCTGAACAGGAGCAATTGACTGGTGACATTAGTTGCACGGATGGAGGCTTCACCAATGTGACTCAGATATGGATACGCTGCACTGCCTTTTGGTACCTTCATCAAGGCCAGACTGGCATTACCACGGATTGACCTTACCAGACTATTGAAGTCAAGAGCCACTCCGTTAGCCAGCGTTCCAAGTACCTCCATCTTTTCGAACTCCCGGAGCTCCTTCTCCGCCCGTTTGCGTTCGGTAATGTCGACGATCGAGAGATAGACTTTCGAGAGTGTTTCCTCGTGACCTGGAGCCACCGTCCATCTTGCCACAACCTGCCTTGCGTCGCCTGTCAAGGTATAGGTGGTAACTTCACTCTCAAATGCAGTTTTCCCTTCAGCAATCGATACAAGCAGCTCCGTGAAAGGATTATGTAATCGTTCACGAAAAATCGGAA
This genomic stretch from candidate division TA06 bacterium harbors:
- a CDS encoding hybrid sensor histidine kinase/response regulator; this encodes MSFGEQRRFNHPAVPQIEMGNGMDRRENVLIVDDDEITCRCMRLLLEKRGYDVEEARSGQKALEKVRMKFFHVALLEISLPDMGGIELVTSLKELHPDTEIIIVTAHASPEDTMRALNEGASAYVTRPLNIDEVLVAVRNVLEKQRLIARKRQAKEALRQSESRYRGLFEDSPISLWEVDVSAVKGYIDILRNSGVSDLRAYLQSNPEHLSNCAVSIKIVDVNKATLDLYKARDIEDFQRGLIPIFRERLHNPFTELLVSIAEGKTAFESEVTTYTLTGDARQVVARWTVAPGHEETLSKVYLSIVDITERKRAEKELREFEKMEVLGTLANGVALDFNSLVRSIRGNASLALMKVPKGSAAYPYLSHIGEASIRATNVTSQLLLFSQYQPLTFEELDLNKVILNSVSILSRLIGEQYGIIKESGAHLWHINADTSYIEQVIMNMFVNAKDAMPEGGQIAVKTENVHVDRRYCNTHEHARPGRFVCLSIKDNGVGMDSATMSHVFEPFFGSERPADAICLGLSVVYGIVKKHGGWIDVESQPEQGSVFRIYFPAASAVAGEEQKKGRSSRCVSRQGRESLACGE
- a CDS encoding hybrid sensor histidine kinase/response regulator, translated to MKAERKNLEIQEDNMGVPATVIVAEDDKGLNRLIQESLQREGFHTEGAFTGSDAITRLIERPNALLLLDYVLPDMTGKRVIETLVDKECSVPFIVMTGHGDERVALETMKLGARDCIAKDEDFMATLGHVVKRVSQELEKEKRLADAEGALRESEEKLRAMFDSIADTITVTDLEGNIVDMNEAGVRMFGYGSKAELRGLRSIELIEKDQQGEAVDGMKDTLTVGYARSAEYTCVKKDGEEFPAETCTAVLMDSFGNPSGFVTVTKDITERKRAEKEKRRIESQLLQSQKMKALGTLAGGVAHDFGNLLTAIRGYADLALMKAQQDDAVHPYLRNIREASTRAVGLTSQLLLFSRRERVTYKPLDLNRVVSDLLRMLERLIGETYSMDVALGSQLWSVNGNIGNIEQLVMNLVVNARDGMPEAGKIVIRTENVEIDEKYCMTYGYARLGTFVCLSVRDYGIGMDSATIAHIFDPFFTTKGSKGSGLGLSVVYGIIKQHEGWITVESRPDKGSTFRVYLPATSERVGRQKEETDLVKEYQGNGEEILVVEDEKVVRLLTETIFRENGYVVFAAGNAREAFEIFEKEDGNFRMIFSDVVLPDESGVRLVDRLTVANPSLHVLLASGYTADAVDLQTIEEKGYRFLKKPYSLVELLQTTRELLDKGQSSGDSPTPDKEPMELTSATDESKRSVE
- a CDS encoding response regulator translates to MRASLNRVLSSGFTSRLLRRSQEKNRKRVVPVDVSHAKDERVLLVENEEEARVLPERMLRESGYHVFAARNAKEAFDVFERRNGDFRILLTDVALRHENGTKVVDRLLAKQAEETKDRRTIEERTYGFLQKPYVLPELLKAFRECVGGVNLQMLLLTLITELTELNNGHNET